Proteins encoded by one window of Campylobacter concisus:
- a CDS encoding aspartate-semialdehyde dehydrogenase, with protein MRKFNVAVVGATGAVGEELFRVMEEVEFPVGELLPLASAKSAGSEIEFNGKYYKVKELTEKVFSEHEIDIAFFSAGGSVSEKFAKFAADSGAVVIDNTSHFRMDKDIPLVVPECNPSDIAMWKNRGIIANPNCSTIQMVQILKPLNDAFSINRVDVSTYQAASGAGKEGMEELVVQMQKFFEFKLDECEPKVFAHRLALNVIPHIDVFLDNDYTKEEMKMVNETQKILHKDIEVSATCVRVPVLRSHSEAITIHFDKDVSADAAREILSKAPSVVVVDNPANKEYPMPIISSDTNETYVGRIRVDNYRPNVLHLWCSADQIRVGAATNAVRIAQKWIAMQE; from the coding sequence ATGAGAAAATTTAACGTAGCAGTCGTTGGTGCTACTGGAGCGGTCGGCGAAGAGCTTTTTAGAGTGATGGAAGAGGTTGAGTTTCCAGTTGGAGAGCTTTTGCCGCTTGCTAGCGCAAAAAGTGCTGGTAGTGAGATCGAATTTAATGGCAAATATTACAAAGTAAAAGAGCTAACCGAAAAGGTTTTTAGTGAGCATGAGATTGATATTGCTTTTTTTAGTGCGGGCGGTTCAGTCTCAGAGAAATTTGCCAAATTTGCAGCTGATAGTGGCGCAGTAGTCATCGATAACACCAGCCATTTTAGGATGGATAAAGACATTCCTCTTGTTGTGCCAGAGTGTAATCCAAGTGATATAGCTATGTGGAAAAATCGCGGTATCATCGCAAATCCAAACTGCTCGACTATCCAAATGGTGCAAATTTTAAAACCACTAAACGATGCTTTTAGTATCAATAGAGTCGATGTCTCTACTTACCAAGCAGCAAGCGGTGCTGGCAAAGAGGGCATGGAAGAGCTTGTCGTTCAGATGCAAAAATTCTTTGAGTTTAAGCTTGATGAGTGTGAGCCAAAGGTATTTGCGCACCGCCTAGCACTAAACGTGATCCCTCACATCGACGTCTTTTTGGATAACGACTACACAAAAGAAGAGATGAAAATGGTCAATGAAACGCAAAAAATTCTTCACAAAGATATCGAAGTTAGCGCTACCTGTGTGCGTGTGCCAGTGCTTAGAAGCCACTCAGAGGCGATCACTATCCACTTTGATAAGGATGTAAGTGCGGATGCAGCGAGAGAAATTTTAAGCAAAGCTCCAAGTGTCGTCGTAGTCGATAATCCGGCAAATAAAGAGTATCCGATGCCTATCATTTCAAGCGATACAAATGAGACTTATGTCGGCAGGATCAGAGTTGATAATTACAGACCTAATGTGCTTCATCTTTGGTGTAGTGCCGATCAGATCCGCGTAGGAGCTGCGACAAATGCCGTCAGGATCGCGCAAAAGTGGATCGCGATGCAAGAGTAA
- a CDS encoding sigma-54-dependent transcriptional regulator codes for MNIVIVEDDINMRKSLEIALGEYEELNIKSYKSAVEALKKLSDDTDLIITDINMPKMDGLEFIKELNGKFDVIIMTGNATLNKAIESVRLGVKDFLTKPFDVSTLYEAIKRVELLKQKTPKTIKKIEIKSENNDFLATSKALEATLNIALKAARTDASIMLSGESGVGKEVFAKFIHANSPRKDAAFVALNMAAIPENLIESELFGFEKGAFTDAATTKKGQFELANGGTLFLDEIGEMPINLQPKLLRALQEREITRLGATKSEKIDVRIICATNANLELAMKEGRFREDLFYRLNTIPLFIPPLRERKDEILPIAQDTLEKCCKEYGFEAKNFSKLAKEELLSYDYPGNIRELISVVQRAAILSEGDEILPKDLFLQARSKK; via the coding sequence ATGAATATCGTCATAGTAGAAGATGACATCAATATGCGAAAGTCGCTTGAGATCGCACTTGGCGAGTATGAAGAGCTAAATATAAAAAGCTATAAGAGCGCAGTTGAAGCCCTAAAAAAGCTAAGCGATGACACTGATCTAATCATCACCGATATAAACATGCCAAAGATGGACGGACTTGAGTTCATTAAAGAACTAAATGGCAAATTTGACGTCATCATAATGACAGGAAACGCGACACTTAATAAGGCGATAGAAAGCGTTAGGCTCGGCGTAAAGGACTTTTTAACCAAGCCGTTTGACGTCTCAACGCTTTACGAGGCGATAAAAAGGGTCGAGCTTCTTAAGCAAAAAACTCCAAAAACTATAAAAAAAATAGAAATAAAAAGCGAAAATAACGACTTTTTAGCCACTTCAAAGGCACTTGAAGCGACGCTAAATATCGCACTAAAAGCTGCAAGAACCGATGCTTCAATAATGCTTAGTGGCGAAAGCGGCGTTGGTAAGGAGGTCTTTGCTAAATTTATCCACGCAAACTCACCTAGAAAAGATGCAGCATTTGTTGCTTTAAATATGGCGGCGATTCCTGAAAATTTGATAGAAAGTGAGCTTTTTGGCTTTGAAAAGGGTGCCTTTACTGATGCTGCGACTACCAAAAAAGGGCAGTTTGAGCTGGCAAATGGAGGAACGCTATTTTTAGATGAGATCGGCGAGATGCCTATAAATTTACAACCAAAGCTGCTTCGTGCCTTGCAGGAGCGCGAGATAACAAGACTTGGCGCTACAAAGAGCGAAAAGATAGACGTTCGCATTATCTGCGCTACAAATGCAAATTTAGAGCTTGCGATGAAGGAGGGCAGATTTAGAGAGGATCTTTTTTACCGCCTAAACACAATCCCACTTTTTATACCGCCACTTCGCGAGCGAAAGGATGAAATTTTGCCTATCGCGCAGGATACTTTAGAAAAGTGCTGCAAAGAGTATGGCTTTGAGGCTAAAAATTTCTCAAAATTGGCAAAAGAGGAACTTTTGAGCTATGACTATCCAGGCAACATAAGAGAGCTCATCTCAGTCGTACAGCGTGCAGCGATACTAAGTGAGGGTGATGAAATTTTGCCAAAAGATCTATTTTTACAAGCCAGAAGCAAAAAATAG
- a CDS encoding LPP20 family lipoprotein, which produces MKVKILSFALMVAIFGGCSFNGFMGEPTSTSNRNVVIQKVDKDDLREVMKKEKMIYDSAPRETTFRATGEGIAPLNSLSYAQSVTLAKRAAMADAYSQLAGKLYGVKINAEDTVRDAMLNDSSITSKVQGLVKNARIVNENFKDGLYKVNMELKIDEDKWREVFSY; this is translated from the coding sequence ATGAAGGTTAAAATTTTATCTTTTGCTTTGATGGTTGCTATTTTTGGCGGTTGCTCATTTAATGGCTTTATGGGCGAGCCAACTAGCACATCAAACCGCAACGTAGTCATCCAAAAGGTCGATAAAGACGATCTTAGAGAGGTGATGAAAAAAGAGAAGATGATATATGATAGCGCTCCAAGAGAGACCACTTTTAGAGCCACAGGCGAGGGCATAGCTCCGCTAAATTCGCTCTCGTACGCTCAGTCAGTCACTCTTGCAAAAAGAGCGGCGATGGCTGATGCTTATTCGCAGCTTGCAGGCAAGCTTTATGGCGTAAAGATCAACGCTGAAGACACCGTAAGAGATGCGATGCTAAACGACTCATCTATCACTTCAAAGGTTCAAGGACTTGTTAAAAACGCAAGGATCGTGAATGAAAATTTCAAAGACGGGCTTTATAAGGTAAATATGGAGCTTAAGATAGACGAAGATAAGTGGCGAGAAGTCTTTTCTTACTAA
- the gyrA gene encoding DNA gyrase subunit A yields the protein MKDNLLELTQDIASVDIEESIKTSYLDYSMSVIVGRALPDARDGLKPVHRRILYAMDNLGVGSRSAYMKSARIVGEVIGKYHPHGDTAVYDALVRMAQKFSMRYPVVDGQGNFGSIDGDSAAAMRYTEARMTMLTEELLKDIDKDTVDFVPNYDDREVEPDVLPSRVPNLLLNGSSGIAVGMATNIPPHSLDELIDGLLLLLENKEATLEEVMEFIKGPDFPTGGIIFGKKGIIEAYRTGRGRVKLRAKTHIEKKPNKDVIVIDELPYQTNKARLIEQIAELVKDKQIEGISEVRDESDKDGIRVVIELKRDAMSDIVLNNLFKSTTMESTFGVIMLAINNKEPKVFNLIELLKLFLNHRKTVIIRRTIFELEKARARAHILEGLKIALDNIDEVIELIRNSADTAVAREGLMSKFNLSELQANAILDMRLSKLTGLEREKLEAELAELMAEIARLDEILKSETLLENLIKEELLEIKNKFKVPRVTEIVDDYDDIDIEDLIPNENMVVTITHRGYIKRVPSKQYEKQKRGGKGKVAVTTYDDDFIESFFTSNTHDTLMFVTDRGQLYWLKVYKIPEGSRTAKGKAVVNLIQLQPDEKIKAIIPTTDFDESKSLAFFTKNGIVKRTNLSEFKNIRSVGVRAISLDENDELVTALIAQTYDDMPVTDPENELSIESEVLEIEEIQNEIDEDNVNAEEDANSSDETMLFVVTKKGMCLKFKISKVRQMGRTARGVTGIKFKEPGDEVVGAAVIESNDQEILSISQKGIGKRTTADEYRLTNRGGKGVICMKLTSRTGDLVGVVMVDEEQDLMALTSSGKMIRVDMQSIRKAGRNTSGVIVVNVDGDDVVSIARCPKADDGEDEDEAPSEDMGLLE from the coding sequence ATGAAAGACAATCTACTTGAATTAACCCAAGATATCGCGTCTGTTGATATCGAAGAGTCTATAAAAACTAGCTATCTTGACTACTCCATGAGCGTCATCGTTGGACGTGCTTTACCTGACGCTAGAGACGGATTAAAGCCAGTTCATAGAAGAATTTTATACGCTATGGATAATCTTGGCGTTGGTAGCAGAAGCGCCTATATGAAGTCAGCTCGTATCGTCGGTGAAGTCATCGGTAAGTATCACCCGCACGGCGATACAGCTGTTTATGATGCACTTGTTCGTATGGCTCAGAAATTTTCTATGCGTTATCCAGTAGTTGACGGGCAAGGAAACTTTGGCTCAATAGATGGCGACAGCGCAGCTGCGATGCGTTATACAGAAGCTAGAATGACAATGCTTACTGAAGAGCTTTTAAAAGATATCGACAAAGACACGGTTGATTTTGTGCCAAACTATGACGATAGAGAGGTCGAACCAGATGTGCTTCCAAGCCGTGTGCCAAATTTATTGCTAAACGGCTCAAGCGGTATCGCGGTTGGTATGGCAACAAATATCCCACCACACAGCCTTGATGAGCTAATAGATGGTCTTTTGCTACTTCTTGAAAACAAAGAGGCGACACTTGAAGAGGTAATGGAATTTATAAAAGGTCCAGACTTCCCAACTGGTGGTATCATCTTTGGTAAAAAAGGCATCATAGAGGCCTACCGCACAGGTCGCGGCAGGGTCAAACTAAGAGCCAAAACTCACATAGAAAAAAAGCCAAACAAAGATGTCATCGTCATCGACGAGCTACCTTATCAAACAAACAAAGCAAGGCTCATCGAGCAGATCGCCGAGCTTGTAAAAGATAAGCAGATAGAGGGCATCAGCGAGGTTAGAGATGAGTCTGACAAAGACGGCATCCGCGTCGTTATCGAGCTAAAACGTGACGCTATGAGCGACATCGTGCTAAATAACTTATTTAAATCAACCACTATGGAGAGCACTTTTGGCGTTATTATGCTTGCTATTAACAACAAAGAGCCAAAGGTATTTAACCTTATTGAGCTACTTAAGCTATTTTTAAATCACAGAAAAACGGTTATCATTAGAAGAACGATATTTGAGCTTGAAAAAGCGCGCGCAAGAGCCCACATTTTAGAGGGTCTAAAGATCGCACTTGATAACATCGACGAGGTGATCGAGCTTATTAGAAATAGTGCTGATACGGCGGTTGCTAGAGAAGGCTTGATGAGTAAATTTAACCTCTCAGAGCTTCAAGCAAACGCTATCCTTGATATGCGCCTAAGCAAGCTTACAGGCCTAGAGAGAGAAAAACTAGAGGCTGAGCTAGCTGAGCTTATGGCTGAGATCGCAAGACTTGATGAAATTTTAAAAAGTGAGACATTGCTTGAAAATTTGATCAAAGAAGAGCTTCTTGAGATCAAAAATAAATTTAAAGTACCAAGAGTGACTGAGATTGTTGATGACTACGATGATATCGACATCGAAGATCTCATACCAAATGAAAATATGGTCGTAACTATAACCCACCGCGGCTACATCAAGCGTGTGCCAAGCAAGCAGTACGAGAAGCAAAAACGCGGCGGCAAGGGCAAAGTAGCGGTCACGACATACGATGATGACTTTATAGAGAGTTTCTTTACTTCAAATACTCACGATACGCTTATGTTTGTGACTGACCGCGGACAGCTATACTGGCTAAAAGTCTATAAGATCCCAGAGGGAAGCCGCACAGCAAAGGGCAAAGCGGTTGTAAATTTGATCCAGTTGCAGCCTGATGAGAAGATCAAAGCGATCATCCCAACGACCGACTTTGACGAGAGTAAATCGCTAGCATTCTTTACTAAAAATGGCATCGTAAAACGCACAAATTTAAGCGAGTTTAAAAATATCCGCTCAGTTGGCGTAAGAGCTATAAGCCTCGATGAGAACGACGAGCTAGTAACTGCGCTCATCGCTCAAACATATGATGATATGCCAGTAACTGACCCTGAAAACGAGCTAAGCATTGAGAGTGAAGTTCTTGAGATAGAAGAGATACAAAACGAGATCGACGAAGATAATGTAAATGCTGAAGAGGACGCAAATTCAAGCGATGAGACAATGCTATTTGTCGTTACTAAAAAGGGTATGTGCCTTAAATTTAAGATCAGTAAGGTTCGCCAAATGGGAAGAACTGCTCGCGGCGTAACAGGCATTAAATTTAAAGAGCCAGGCGATGAGGTCGTAGGTGCAGCAGTCATCGAAAGCAATGATCAAGAAATTTTAAGCATATCTCAAAAAGGTATCGGCAAGCGCACAACCGCTGATGAGTACCGCTTGACAAACCGCGGCGGCAAAGGCGTCATCTGTATGAAACTAACAAGCAGAACAGGCGATCTGGTAGGCGTTGTGATGGTTGATGAAGAGCAAGATCTTATGGCTCTAACATCAAGCGGTAAGATGATAAGAGTTGATATGCAAAGCATCCGCAAAGCAGGACGTAACACAAGCGGCGTTATCGTCGTAAATGTCGATGGCGATGATGTTGTAAGCATCGCAAGATGCCCTAAGGCAGATGATGGCGAAGATGAGGATGAAGCACCAAGCGAAGATATGGGGCTTTTGGAATAA
- a CDS encoding SseB family protein → MQEAMDKFLSDPSQQNEINLISALKKATFFAPVLLNQALAKPNGGVVYEEEGSNIKFILLEDEGEKLSYFPAFTSKEAMKLWRNDSEQESIEIGLKEYLAMLKESSYAGVVVDAFSYDFILKKEQIARILD, encoded by the coding sequence ATGCAAGAAGCGATGGATAAATTTTTAAGTGATCCTAGCCAGCAAAATGAGATAAATTTGATATCGGCTTTAAAAAAGGCTACTTTTTTTGCTCCGGTGCTTTTAAATCAAGCGCTTGCAAAGCCTAATGGTGGCGTAGTTTATGAGGAGGAGGGCTCAAATATTAAATTTATCCTACTTGAAGATGAGGGCGAGAAGCTTAGCTATTTTCCGGCATTTACGAGCAAAGAGGCGATGAAGCTTTGGCGAAACGACAGCGAGCAAGAAAGCATTGAGATAGGGCTAAAGGAGTATCTTGCGATGCTAAAAGAGAGCAGCTACGCTGGAGTCGTGGTTGATGCTTTTAGCTATGATTTTATTCTTAAAAAAGAGCAGATAGCAAGAATTTTAGACTAA